In Pseudorasbora parva isolate DD20220531a chromosome 9, ASM2467924v1, whole genome shotgun sequence, the sequence TTAATTAGCCTTACATATGTTAATCTAATAGCCAGATTTCCTTTTTATTAGTTAAATCTGTAATCAACCATAAGAGTCAGGTGCTTAACCCTTTGAGTGTATCTTTCTAGCTCTCCCAGTTACATTACGGTCTTAAAGCAAATTATAACCCGAATACTAAAAGAATAATTTGTGTGTCTTTCTCCCTCAGCCTTTTGTGGCATCGTCTCCACTGTGTGGTTTCCCATCGGGGCCCATCGCGAGAGAGGATTGATGTCCTTTGGCTTCTCCCTGTATTCGGGCTGGGTGGGAACTGCACTTTGTTTGCTGGGAGGCTGTATGATCACCTGCTGTTCAGCGGACAGCCCTGCTACATACACTGACAACAACCGATTCTACTACTCCAAACAGGGCCCCGCCCCTTCTGGCCCCGCCTCCACTAACCACGCCAAAAGTGCCCATGTGTGAGCTATGGGATTACTGCTCAGATCAGAATTCTAGTCTCTTTCCTCTCTTTCTCCACTGTGTCTTGTTTTAAACCATGTCTCTATCTCCAGTGGTGACTCTTTGGATAGTTATGGTACAGCTGAACTCTAACCCTTTGACACAGCAGCAGGGTTAGTCGACCAGAAGTAACTGCGCTGAAGGATTTACTGTTCAAAGGGTCTTCCGTACAATGTGCCATTTTAAAGGCCTATTTTTGTAGTGGGAAATGGGTTTTTGCATTGTTATATGAATACTAACAGTAttacaaattgtgtttttattctaaatctttcaatttatttcagtctgttttcattttgattCATTTCAGAACATTTCAGAATAGCCGTCCAAACCAAACTGTGCCAAAATTGGACCAAAGCAGTAACCATTTAGCgatattatttattgtaatactGGAATGCagtttttattatgtttttttgtaataaacaaTGTTGTCCATTTGAAAATGCCtgtgaaagtgttttttttttaaattataggtaatgtcatttttataaataaagccCTCTATGCTGGTAAAATTAACTGAATTGCCGTCTAGCACACGGCGTCTGGTGTCAGATGCCCAGGCAGGTTCAGTGCATCATCCTTAAACCTCTCATTCATTCTCACTAAAAGCACTCGAGACGCGCATACAATTCAGGCACCCGAGACATGTGCGCGTATCGATTTCTCTTTCTCAGACGAGAAGCTCGTCCCATTACGACCAATAGGGAACAACGACCGGCAGACAGCAGTGATTAAAGGTTAACGGTCGCAATCAGACGTAAAGGAAGATTTATCTGGTATCTGGTTGCAACAAGTCTTCGTTTTTGTTCTCAGGTTAGGGTCCTTGCACTGAATGCTTCCTATTACACACATATTTACAGTGAAAGATGGCTTAATACTGGGGATATAAGCaacgtttaaatgtttttgtacattatgtgaaaaaataaacagcacattaaaTCACTAAAGTTTTATTTATTCTACGAAGAGTGCTTTTTAGTTATCAAATATTGGCCTTAACCGTTCTAGCTTTTGGTTAGAGGTAGTTTGGGGTGGAGGAAATTCAATGAGAATTTGCATTGGTCTCTTCAGTACTACTGACCTAAAAGCAGGGGGAAAAGCAGAAATTGACCTGAAGTAACAGGAAACAGGAAGTTGAAATGTCATGATGTTAATCCAGCCTTCGTTCCTATGTTAACAACTTGGACTAAAGGGTAGGAAAAAAAGGTTtagcattacatttttaaagggtcatgaaacacatttttgagacattaaagggttagttcacccaaaaattctgtcaatgattacttaccctaatgtcgttcgacacccgtaagacctccgttcatcttcggaacacagtttaagatattttatatttagtccaagagctttctgtctctccatttaAAACGTATGAacggtatactgtccctttccagaaaggtaataaaaacatcatcagagtagtccatatgtgacatcagttagtaaattagaatcttttgaagcatagaaaatacattttggcccaaaaataacaaaaactacgactttattcagcattgtcattgattcaggattcggatcgccaatgaaacgtgatttcagcagtttgacacgtgatctgaatcatgaatcaatccgctgattcataaccgttcgaattccagtcattattgacagaattttgatttttgggtggactaaccctttaaaattatGTTGCACATGATAGAAATTATTTGAAAGTAGATCATTGAGTAATTTTTAGGCTATTTTGGTAATCCGGTGTCATGAACAAATGAGTCCCCTGTGTAATTCAGTGCATAGTTAGAAAACCTACACAACtggtttatattttgttttaaatgtgaataTGAATACAATTACCTTTAAAATCATGTTGCTTATGATTTCACAAAACTATAGACTTATATTTCTCATTCTTAGCATACTAACTTAGCATAGCCTACCACTAGCCTGTTAGCCTGCTAACTATATAAATCTTTTTATAAATCTTTGATCAtttgttaaaggacaactccggtgagaaatgaacctaggggtaattaacagatggttaccgagtagatcgttctctgggatgcgttttcatggaaatcgaatgtaaagagttttatctttaaaaacagattagcttataacacttgtctatggggcacagggtagttaAATTAAATTGCTAGTTAATAGCACTAAagaggctcaaaatagcctcacactaacacggtagcataatgagggtccctacatacaaaccgaagcattgagaactttgtaagagtacaaacattaatttaataagaagatactttataaacacagtgcattaGGCGTTCACGGACAaacgccatcttggaaaacagtctcaacTCATCAAACCACGAACGTTGTGGTGAATGTGAtgaagtgatgaactgtgacttggaatctcatatggtccgttgtttccagaagaaaacactgaacacaacagagaaaataaataaataaaaataaaaatgtccatgttattacatttcacaaacttaattcctatcgaccagctcactttgAACAGCGCTCGGGGATCGagtcgtcgagactgttttccaagatggcgcctgtccgtgaacgcgtaatgcactctgtttataaagtatcttcttattaaactgtttgtactcttacaaagttctcaatgcttcggtttgcatgtagggaccctcattatgctaccgtgttagtgtgaggctattttgagccttgttagtggtattaactagcgatttaatttagcaccctgtgtctaccctgtgccccatagactagcgttataagataatctgtttttaaagataaaactctttacattcgattttcatgaaaacgcatcccagagaacgatctactcggtaaccatctgttaattacccccaggttcatttctcaccggagttgtcctttaagaacattcaaataatacaatcctataatatatttaatttaaaacatatttaataaGAAAACCTGTTGTACAATACACCTGACTAGAGTAGTGCTAACATCAGAGAACCGACTGTACAAGATACAAAATGTGCTAATCCGTATGTAAGAGGGGACCCGATTGTTCATGACACtgtattgtaatttgtaatcaGTAGGATATGAAGTTTTGTCAACTACAGTGCTCATATACATGTCAACAGTCTCTTTCCATAGCCAatttttcactcacacacacacacacacacacacacacacacacacacacacacacacacacacacaagtaaacGATGAGAACTGATTAATGCTGAAATGGGGCATTTCTTGACCCTCTAATGTTCTTTGTATAATTCGGGAAAGTATCTCCATTTGAACAAACATGACAACGTCATTTACTAGTCCAAATACCTCTAAGTAATCATATTCTAATGTGGAAATACAGAAACCCTTATGCGCTAGTTTTAGCTTGTCTGATTTTCCTTGGAAAACCTATACTACTGAGCATAGAAATGGCAAAtgcatatatattaatataatattatagtaTATGTATATTTGTTACCTGATACTCAGGTACAAATTGTTACTGATTAAAATCTCACAGTACAAGACTGACCTTGAACTGACCAGAAAATTCAGCAGTTTCCAGAATGTTCTGAAAACACCACATGGCCTCTTAGAGGAAATGTCTGATTATTTGTACGGTGAGTTAATATCACCTGTTGCATAAGGATTATCTCTAACACAAGTAGTAGCCTATGAGTATTAAAGCAACTACTAGATATTGCATAAGCATAAAAGTGCATAATATTTACATACAggaaaatataaacatttaccaTCTTCCTCTCATCCGGGATTAGCACCAGGATATTTTGCATCAGGACAAGAGGAGGCTTCCCCCCCAAACAGATGACATACAATATAAGGACATCACATTTAAATTTGATTCAGGCTGATGACAGATGACACAAATGGCGTCCTATGAGTGCCTCATAGGAATAACACTTATGAAGACCCTCCCACAAAGGAGTGTGCTTCTGGTTGTGTCGATGTCTGCACCATACAGACAGAAGGGACTGAACTGTATGAATTGAACATAACAACATGCTTTGAGATCTCCAAACCATATTGTACCACATCGACCACCATTGCAGCAATGATAATGGAACAGTATGTCTCGATCTGTTCATCTCATTCCTCTGCATAGCCAGCGGCGCCCCTCCCAGTATGACCATGTTTGTTTTGTGCTCAGGTACGACCCTCGGATCGCTGTTATTCTAGGCTCACCACTCCACCCCACAGGAAACAGAGCAGGCCTGCTTACACAAGCCACCCATGTGAGGATTTTTATTACTTCTGATTTCGGGTTGTGTGAGAGACAGCCTTAAAGCGAAAGGAAAACCAAGAGTCACGCTTATCTGATCTGCAATAAAGGACTTTCATTGTTGCATGGAAGCAATATTAACATCTCATTACACAGTGCAACGGGAGAGCAAAACCACAAGTAGAAGAAACAATAAAtagattctttaaaaaaatcattgaaACCAGAATACATCCACTTCATACCAAAATATACAGAAGAAACAAAGATCAGATTTGCAAGGGAAGCCAATCTCGACATTTCCTGAACAAATACCGAACAAACTATGATAGCAGGAAAGATAGTTCACAAAGTACAAACACTGTACCTTTTCTCAAAGACAAATAACAAATAGTAGCTGACTTTAAACAGTGGAaacattttagatttttttttctcagatttttaataaaatattattacttaaaggggtagttcacccacaaatgaaaattctgtcatcatttactcatcctcatctcactccaaacatgtatgacttctgctaaacacaaaacaacacattttgaagattttgttttgtcaatggggtccatcatTGGACCACATTGTCTTCTAGTCTATAGATGAAAACACTGAGGCATTTTTCATGagagtgaataaatgatgacaaaatatatatttttttagtgagCTATTCCTTTAAAACCTTGCCCTTCTTAAGCCTATTCTTATGTTCTAATATTAAATGAAATCAAAACTATTAAATCAAAATCAAACGTCTCCAGTTATGTGTTTTAGTCTAGAAAGAGGCCATTAAAAATATATGCTTTCGGCacttttcttcagaagttctGCTGAACCGAGCCCACAAAACACCACCGGCGGTGCCTACGCTACCCCAACAGAGAACCTGAAGGTATGAAATGCCTGTAAAAAAATACTTCTTTTCGATATCTCACGTCTCCACACTGTTATATGGTGTTCTACTCTACAGAAGTAAAATTGTGTCTTTTGTCTGATACAGTAAACGAAGGATGCAGACTTTGGCTTGCTTTGTAAACAGAGGCCACTCAGAACGTGGAGGGTTCGAGGGGTGTACGGTGGGCAGGCTGCTACCCTCGTCTTCCAGAATGCTACATTTGAGAGTTACATCAAGTCTTTCAACGGTCACCACACATGCAAATACTCACGAACATAGTTTTACTCTGGGCCCCCCCGTACGTCTGAACATGCTACACATTCAGCAAAATGCCACGGCGACAAAGAATCACATCATAGACCAGATGCAGGGAACAAAACCAACCCAGGCCCCAAAATGAAGCTCTATACACTTAGAGAGCTAATGGGACTCTACGAATACAGCCTGCGAATCATTTACGGCAACtcaatttttagtttttttggaacgttttaaaatatttgtcaaaaacacgGGAGGGGAGACACATTTAAAGCAATATGGCATGATGTGCTCGGTGTGTTTCGAACACTTGTGGTTTTTTGAGGCCTGGCttggttgttttttttgttttcagctgGCAGAGCTGTAGCACAGATAGAGTTGGACTGGACAGATTGGTTAAACGCCATGTGAATTATGGAAGGAGAGAACAGCAGAAGAGCACATCCAGGTAAAAGAAATCACAAGACGCTCTCCACCACATGCAAATTTCCCTCCCTCACCCTCTGTTTTCCTAAATCACCTCgcctttttttttgtgcaacgCATACACTGACCAGCCGAGAGACACAAATCGTACTGTGGTCACACCGTCGGTATTTACACAGAGCGGCCTGCTTGCAAGGATGAAGCGGAGTCACTGGCACATAGGATGAATGGATGGTCGGTTGTGACACGTGACGGCTGACAGGCACCTTCAGCGGGAGAACAAACCCATGGATATGTCGACATCAACAGAAATGACAAACGAACAAGCATGGACATCTTGATGGCCATATTTAAAGCACACACTGACAGATGAAGGCACTATTGCAAGCAAAGTCCAATTACTATTTGTGACAACCTACGGTCCAAAACCTTACTTGGGCTAGATGTTTAAACGGAAGAGAATGAGGCCTTTGATTCTGTGGGGTGTAACTATTTTTCATATCATTCCCCCATCGTATTTTATGGCTATTATCTATCTTTGCTTCTCAAACGAACTCCTTGATTAAGAAAAACAGCTGCTTATTGAAATAACTGAAGTGTGCAAATCACTTGAAGTGTTTTAAGAGCTTCACATGGGAATTTTTCAGCTGGTTTTATATAGATCTCACAGAAAGACAGTGTCAAGGCTAATAGAGTGGACGTGACCTGTGAACGGACATCGTCCAGACAGCTGAAAGATGCTTATATTGGGAAAAGCTGTTGGACTGTGATAACTAACAGGGTGGTAATAAACTACACGCCGGTTAATACATTTCATGCTTGTTACTGTAATTTGGTCGGAGGGAATGTTGCTTTCAAGTGaaacattaaacatatttaagtGCTGAAGAGTTCagtgaaattattataattagaattaatttaaaacttgttaaattaatttaaaaacaaactaaaatatttggGCATTTTAGGTGCTATGTGATCCCCCAAAAAAAGATCAAAAGCCTTCTAAAAGTTAAATCCCATCCTAATCGTTCTCATTATCCTATCGGTAGTGAAAAAGGGCTGAAAATGAAGGAATAGGAGTACAATTAAAACTCATTGCTGAGACTAACAACCTAGCCCAAGGGTTCTGCAGTTGTTGGCAGACAAGTACATTCAGATTACATTCTCATTCCAAAGGATCGTCCAAATCGTCGTCGACCACCAGCGCCTCAAAGCCCGGACTGGGCTTGCCAGCTTTGCTTTTGGCTCTGCTGTGTGAGGTGGAAGAGGAGGTCCTGTGGTTGTCCACCCTGTCCAGGCCGTCAGGCTGAGGCTCGCTCTGCTCCTGGCGTTGCTGTTTCTGGTGCCCACCTCTGCCCTCATGAGGACCCCAGCTTTGGTATGGCCCTCCGTCTCCAGAAGGGTACAGATCATCATCCACTGCAAAGTTGTCATCCACGCCCACGTCGTAACGCTGGTATGTGCTAGCGTGGGCTTCCTCCTCGCGCGCCGTGATCTCTAGGGTGCTGTTCCACATGCCATAGCCGAAGTAGATCAAAACACCTGCAGAGACGAACACAAAGAtacagtgcacacacacaaacagtgcACACGTGTTTTCCCTCATTCATCAAACATTTAGCTCAATTCATTGTTGACAAAAGAAACATCAAAAGACACAGCAAATGATTGGCAACGGAGACATTAGTCTCATAAGAGAGAGGAACATCTGGGTCATTCCTGTCATGCAATAGTTTTGAAATTTGTATGATTGTGTTGTCATTTAAGGAAGAATTTCTTTAAAATCGGCATGAAACGGAAGATTTGCGTTTGTTCTTCCCCCCCTTGATTATGTCTCGTATATGTCattcataaatgtatttaaaatgtatttaataattaaataatgaatacatttttataattgttataattaaattatttattgttttaattattattttaattatttattactttaatttcagaatatatatatatatatatatatatatacacacacagtgaggaaaataaatatttgaacaccctgcacCCTACATTTgtaatccaactactaacatggccaagaccaaagagctgtccaaagacactagagacaaaattgtacacctccacaaggctggaaaggggaAATTGCCAAACAGTTTGGTccaaaaaggtccactgttggagcaaacattagaaaatggaagattctaaacatgactgtaaatctccctcggactggggctccatgaaagatctcacctcgtggggtctcaatgatcctaagaaaggtgagaaatcagcccagaactacacgggaggagctggtcaatgacctgaaaagagctaggaccaccgtttccaaggttactgttggtaatacactaagacgtcatggtttgaaatcaggCATGGCACGGAAAGTTCCcttgcttaaaccagcacatgtccaggcccgtcttaagtttgccaatgaccattggGATGATCCaaaggagtcatgggagaaagtcatgtggtcagatgagaccaaaatagaactttttggtcataattccactaaacgtgtttggtagaagaagaatgatgagtaccatcccaagaaccaTCCCATgtcgtggcctagccagtcacCAGATGTAAACCCAATaaagaatctttggagggagctcaatctctgtgtttctcagcaacaggccagaaacctgattgatctagagaagatctgtgtggaggagtgggccaaaaattcctcctgcagtgtgtgcaaacctggtgaaaaactacaggaaacgtttgacctctgtaattgcaaacaaaggctactgtaccaaatattaacattgattttcttaggtgttcaaatacttatttgcagctgtatcatacatataaatagtaaacaaaatcatacattgtgatttctggatgtCTTTTaatagattatgtctctcacattggacatgcacctacgatgaaaattgacccctccatgatttctaagggggagaacttgcaaaatagcagggttattcaaaaacttattttcctcactgtatatactTTCCCCAAACCTTAGAATGGTATATGAAATGACCCATGTCAGGAATGACCAATGTAAATAAGATGCTGCCTGAATCAACATgcccatttaaaataatattgaaacTCACCCACAAAGCACCATACTCCAAATCGGATCCATGTGATGGTGGAGAGCTTGAGCATGAGGTAAATGTTTACAAGCATGGCAGAGGCCGGGACGAAGGGAACGCAGGGAGCCATATAGGGCAGGCGCTTGGGGTTCTCTGGCTGctggatgatgatgaagatcAAGAGTGTGAGGACCAGCAGCAACAGCACCAGCAGCAGCACGGCCCACCACTGGCCATCAGCGATCTGACCTGACCCGAAGATGATGAGGGAGCAGAAGCAGAAGATGAGGATGAAGAGCAGAATGACGCAGCGCGTGACGACTCGGCCGGTAGCCACAGTGGGCCGATCCATCTTGCCCGGCAGGCCGAGCCGAATGCGCATGGTGTAATAGCGAGGCCCCAGCAGCTTCTTCAGCTTCAGCAGGTACACGCTGTCCGTCTCATCTGACTCAATGCCTGAGGACATGTCCACGGTGCCGTAGTTGGGGTGACTGGCAGTGTAGGTGGATTTGTCAGGCTTACCAATCAGCATCTCGTTGTCTCCCAGAGATGGCAGGTTCTTGGCTCCGCAGGTGTTTGTGGGAGCTCCTCCATAATCATCACCCTCACTGACCGGCGAGCAGGCTTCCTTCTCGCACTCGGCCAGCACCCCCTCCTTACGTTTCGCATTCTGCTCAGAGAGAAAGTTGACGAATCCATGGATGTCTCCTTCGGGCTGGTAACGCAGCAGTAGCACACACACCGACACTAGCGTGTAGGCTAGCAGAGTGCCAATGGACATCATCTCGATCAGGTCCCTCAGACTGACAAGCAAAGCCAAGAGAGCAGAGAGGAACCCCGACACCACACAGGCCACTGCAGGAGTCTCTGTGTACGTGCTCACATGGGCCAGGAACCTGCAACATACAGATTGTGCACATGACACCTTCAATCCTCCAATCACGAGAGGGCTGTGAGATGTTACTACCAAGTGTAAATGGCAGTGTATTTTGTCTGACAACTTCTGAACACATGTGACGGGTGTTTACCATGTGTAAACAGGGTGAGTCATCCAAACATAATTTTTTATCAAAGCCTTACCACATACCCATTATACTGGCTTTGGTATTAAATGTCAGGGCCCTAAGTGGCATTTATTTTGAGACTGCATAATAGCAGTAGCTTATTTCTCCAGCAGAgaatgatatttaaatgacattttaatcaTTTGCCATGTATAATGGAGACTGATGCATTAGTAAGCATCATTATTTGATCCTGTGATTACTTTTTTGTGATTTCGTTTCATAGTACCTGAAGAGCAAACCATCTCCTGCCATGGCGTAGATGACTCTCGGCAATGGGAAAAGAGAGCCCAACAAACTGACTGTCAGTCCTGCGATGGAGCCGATTGCCACTATGTATTTGGCAGTTTGGAAGCCATGAAGAGAAAACATTTCCATCAGAGGAGCATCTGTGTCAATTTCAGTGTAAGGGACCATCAGGGTGAGGATCACACTCACCTGTGAGAGAGGAAGAAACACAGTGTGATTCATTGACCTTAAAATAAACGGGTAAAAATTGCTGTGCCTTTAAAGACCACCTGTGGTAAAAAAGAAAGTTTTGTAATGTTGTTTATGTGTCTATATGGTGTTTTTGCGGTGCTTTAAGATAAACCATGTGCAAATGCATAAGTTAACACAATTGCTGAGCATTTTTCTCCTTTAAAATGAAGTGAACCAAAGTCTCAAAAACACAGTTTGAAATCAACAGTGTTTCTTACGTCACAAACTAActtgtaaccaatcacgtcaACGTGCGGGcaggctttagcatatcatcaTTACTATGCTGTGAAGCAGGTGAGTCTCAAGAAAAGCCAGGTTATCCCGTCGGTATATATTTTCAgttgatatgaaaaatcagtacatttagcaatatagcGTGTGAATTATATGATGTATATTACAATGTCACGATTAactatatgcctttctccactgacGCTCTAAGTTGTTCAAAGCGTTTCTAAGGATTCTGAATTTTGACTACTTTCACACTGTCGATTTTTTGGATTGACAACCGCATTTATGTAGAGGTGTACAGTGTCGCGAAAAGTCTCATTAACACTGCAACTTACAGTAGCGTCGCGAATGCTATCTGTATGAACGTGCAACAAGAGTCAAGCCTGTATTCGCTTACTAGTAACCATAGCGACAGTGACCAAAGTAATATAAAAGATGGTGAAGTCCATAAAACTGAAAAGTCTTATTACTTGTGACACAGCATTAAGTCCAAATGAGCTGCGAGTTTATCTTCATTGTAAACATACACTAGTATAGCCGGACCCTcaaaaggtggggtaagtgttatttcaaaaccgttttacaaaAGGGACTTAAGCCgagtccaataacaaacttgtagccaatcagcaggtaaagGGCGTGTGTACTATTGATTGTGAGGAGCGATTAGTGCACGTCCTTATTCAAAACTAACGATACACATGACgccggacattagccgagaactaatatatgccggctattttttgaatattgtaaAGTGCGATACAATTGTGCagtgtttactacagtaaagttGGTCAAGTGGATTTCCAagctggtgtgagtgagtggaggcagAGCTCATTTGCATATGTATAAAGCAAGGTTGaagagttacattcaagctagtTTCAAGCATGAATAAATGTCATTctggtgatcaaagatgaggTTTAAGGCATAAAATTATCGACTATGGGGGAATTTAAGAAATGTCCCCATAATAAATGTGTCACTCTGCTTGTTAGTATCAAACTGAAATGATCAGGAACATTGTTGAAAAAGAACAATTATCTTCTAATTTTTGGAACCTTTGGAAGGATACGCAAAGGAATGACAGCCAGAAACAGTACAAGGTTTGACATACTTTTCTGGATTTTATTCTTATCATTGTTTTTCTGTTGTTTAGGACTAATAGAATTTATCCCGAATTTCTGAACACCAATAGGCATCATTAATGTGTTCATGTTTTCAAATATCTGGTGTTATAAAGTTGCAAATGTACAGTACAagctgtttttaaaatgttcctTTCAATAAATGGTCTATTTTTGCTGGATAGGAAGTATTGAGTTTTGAATGTGTCTGTTTTCATAGTACAATGTACTCTTTGATATCATAAGATCAAGGATGCTTTGATTAATTATGATACATTATGACCCATTTAATgcatttcagaaaattcaaTATCTTTATCTGTAacaccaacacacacatatgcacacaaacacagacacacacacacagacagagaacTAA encodes:
- the slc7a14a gene encoding probable cationic amino acid transporter; translated protein: MSGLFAKLDPRRVQWGATWFAFQSRVLRTKPVESMLESTGGTGAHGTKLARVLSTVDLVSLGVGSCVGTGMYVVSGLVAKEMAGPGVIVSFIIAAVASILSGVCYAEFGVRVPKTTGSAYTYSYVTVGEFVAFFIGWNLILEYLIGTAAGASALSSMFDSLANHSISGFMINHIGTLNGLGKGEQSYPDFLALVIAILVTVIVALGVKNSVGFNNVLNVINLVVWVFIMIAGLFFVSVSNWDEGRFLPYGWSGVMQGAATCFYAFIGFDIIATTGEEAKSPNTSIPYAITASLVTCLTAYVSVSVILTLMVPYTEIDTDAPLMEMFSLHGFQTAKYIVAIGSIAGLTVSLLGSLFPLPRVIYAMAGDGLLFRFLAHVSTYTETPAVACVVSGFLSALLALLVSLRDLIEMMSIGTLLAYTLVSVCVLLLRYQPEGDIHGFVNFLSEQNAKRKEGVLAECEKEACSPVSEGDDYGGAPTNTCGAKNLPSLGDNEMLIGKPDKSTYTASHPNYGTVDMSSGIESDETDSVYLLKLKKLLGPRYYTMRIRLGLPGKMDRPTVATGRVVTRCVILLFILIFCFCSLIIFGSGQIADGQWWAVLLLVLLLLVLTLLIFIIIQQPENPKRLPYMAPCVPFVPASAMLVNIYLMLKLSTITWIRFGVWCFVGVLIYFGYGMWNSTLEITAREEEAHASTYQRYDVGVDDNFAVDDDLYPSGDGGPYQSWGPHEGRGGHQKQQRQEQSEPQPDGLDRVDNHRTSSSTSHSRAKSKAGKPSPGFEALVVDDDLDDPLE